A genome region from Marispirochaeta aestuarii includes the following:
- the clpX gene encoding ATP-dependent Clp protease ATP-binding subunit ClpX codes for MAKTRNDGLKVCSFCGKSADIARRLIAGPGVFICDECVNVCKKILDEEEDVLTSEFIDDVPTPQDIKSYLDNYVIGQETAKKVLSVAVYNHYRRITHKGIIDDEVELEKANVLMTGPTGTGKTLLAKTLAKKLKVPFAIADATTLTEAGYVGEDVENILLKLIQNAGNNIAAAERGIIYIDEIDKISRKGENASITRDVSGEGVQQALLKIIEGTVASVPPQGGRKHPNQEMLKIDTSNILFICGGAFVGLDKIIESRTLEHPMGFGANVRSSEDKDLADLYSKLHPDDLIKFGLIPEFIGRLPITVNLTNLEKEDLRRIITEPRNSIVKQYKSLMKLDEVDLIFTDEAIDAIAQQALDRKTGARGLRSIVENIMMDIMYDIPSISGEKKVVITGDVIRGEEKPEILLNRKSA; via the coding sequence ATGGCAAAAACACGTAACGACGGACTGAAGGTATGCTCCTTCTGCGGTAAGAGCGCCGATATCGCCCGACGGCTCATTGCCGGGCCGGGGGTTTTTATATGTGACGAATGCGTCAATGTATGCAAAAAAATCCTCGACGAAGAGGAAGACGTCCTTACCTCCGAGTTTATCGATGATGTACCTACCCCCCAGGATATAAAAAGCTACCTGGATAACTATGTGATCGGTCAGGAAACGGCGAAAAAGGTTCTCTCCGTGGCCGTCTACAACCACTACCGCCGCATTACCCACAAGGGCATTATTGACGACGAGGTTGAGCTGGAAAAAGCCAATGTCCTCATGACCGGACCCACGGGTACCGGCAAGACCCTGCTGGCCAAGACTCTGGCCAAGAAACTCAAGGTGCCCTTTGCCATCGCCGACGCCACGACCCTTACCGAGGCGGGTTATGTGGGAGAAGATGTCGAAAATATTCTTCTCAAGCTGATCCAGAACGCCGGGAACAATATCGCCGCCGCTGAGCGGGGTATTATCTACATCGACGAAATCGACAAGATCTCCCGCAAGGGCGAAAACGCCTCCATTACCCGGGACGTCTCCGGCGAAGGGGTTCAGCAGGCCCTCCTCAAGATTATCGAGGGAACGGTTGCCTCCGTGCCCCCTCAGGGAGGCAGAAAGCATCCTAACCAGGAGATGCTCAAGATCGATACCAGCAACATCCTCTTTATCTGCGGAGGCGCCTTCGTCGGTCTGGACAAGATAATCGAATCCCGGACCCTGGAGCATCCCATGGGTTTCGGTGCCAATGTCCGTTCATCGGAAGATAAAGACCTGGCGGACCTCTACTCCAAGTTGCATCCCGACGATCTGATAAAGTTCGGTCTGATCCCCGAGTTTATCGGACGGCTCCCCATAACCGTGAACCTGACCAACCTTGAGAAAGAGGACCTCCGGCGTATCATAACCGAACCCAGGAACTCCATCGTCAAGCAGTATAAGTCCCTCATGAAGCTTGACGAGGTCGACCTTATTTTTACCGACGAAGCAATCGACGCTATCGCCCAGCAGGCCCTGGACCGCAAGACCGGTGCCCGGGGACTTCGTTCCATAGTCGAGAATATCATGATGGATATCATGTACGATATTCCCTCCATAAGCGGAGAGAAGAAGGTCGTAATCACCGGAGACGTAATCAGGGGCGAAGAAAAGCCGGAAATACTGCTTAACAGAAAAAGCGCATGA
- the clpP gene encoding ATP-dependent Clp endopeptidase proteolytic subunit ClpP gives MNEQMNTLVPIVVEQTGVGERSYDIFSRLLKDRIVFIDGEINDISADLVVAQLLFLESQDPERDISLYINSPGGSVTAGLAIYDTIQHIKADVQTICLGQAASMGAMLLTCGTAGKRFALPSSRILIHQPWGGVQGQASDIGIQAREIVRLKRMLIEYFSQHTGKPVSVIEKDLERDYFLSAQEAVDYGLVDSVLIRGGNGKNT, from the coding sequence ATGAATGAACAGATGAATACCCTGGTTCCGATTGTTGTTGAACAGACGGGCGTCGGGGAGCGCTCCTACGACATTTTCTCCCGGCTCTTAAAGGACCGGATTGTCTTTATAGATGGAGAGATTAACGATATCAGCGCCGACCTCGTCGTGGCACAGCTTCTGTTCCTCGAATCCCAGGATCCTGAACGGGATATCAGTCTCTACATCAACTCTCCAGGCGGATCGGTTACCGCCGGCCTGGCGATCTATGACACTATTCAGCATATAAAAGCGGATGTTCAGACCATCTGTCTTGGCCAGGCAGCCTCCATGGGGGCAATGCTCCTGACCTGCGGTACCGCCGGCAAGCGTTTTGCCCTGCCCTCCTCCCGTATCCTTATTCACCAGCCCTGGGGCGGTGTACAGGGACAGGCCTCCGATATCGGTATTCAGGCCCGGGAGATTGTACGGCTCAAGCGTATGCTCATCGAATACTTCAGTCAGCACACAGGAAAACCTGTTTCCGTAATAGAGAAGGATCTGGAGCGGGACTATTTTCTCTCAGCTCAGGAAGCTGTTGACTACGGTCTTGTGGACAGCGTTCTTATAAGGGGTGGAAATGGCAAAAACACGTAA
- the tig gene encoding trigger factor, whose protein sequence is MVANKEIEKLEKSAVKLTVTVAKEDVRKEFDGLVDKYCKTAHVKGFRKGKVPAGILLQKYGESIRYETSMKVIEESLKELFEEIEERPIAYSTPELQDEALVNEDEDFTFSVKYDVFPDITLGEYKGLTVEEPEVKVGKKEIDEELEKIRDQNSVVMEKEKPVEKDDIVTVDYVELDENGQEVEGTRREDFVFTVGSGYNMYKIDDDLVGMKTGEEKEIKKSFPEDFEYQELAGSEKTIKVSLKVVKEKQLPALDDELAQDVNEKFETLKDLKDDIKKRLESSLEQRLRSIKIDSLLEQIVEKSEIDVPESMVAAELENSWRNFQMQSRMSEDQLLQLLSIQGKDKAALLAEWRDDAEKSLKAQLVIGKLIEAEDIKVNDEDYEKELAEQAERSDMTLEQTREYVDNNNMEEYLRSDLLNRKLFDRLLEISEVKKGKKESYVDVMNRNK, encoded by the coding sequence ATGGTTGCGAATAAGGAAATTGAAAAACTGGAAAAGTCCGCTGTAAAACTTACGGTTACAGTGGCCAAAGAAGACGTGCGCAAAGAGTTCGACGGGCTTGTGGATAAATACTGCAAAACAGCCCACGTCAAGGGATTCCGTAAAGGAAAGGTCCCTGCAGGCATTCTTCTGCAGAAATACGGTGAAAGTATACGCTATGAAACCTCCATGAAGGTCATTGAAGAGAGCCTCAAGGAGCTTTTTGAAGAAATCGAGGAGCGTCCCATTGCCTACTCCACCCCGGAACTTCAGGACGAGGCTCTCGTCAACGAGGATGAGGACTTTACCTTCTCCGTTAAATATGACGTTTTTCCCGATATCACACTGGGAGAATACAAGGGCCTGACCGTGGAAGAGCCGGAGGTCAAGGTCGGAAAGAAGGAGATCGACGAGGAGCTTGAAAAGATCCGCGACCAGAACTCTGTTGTCATGGAAAAGGAAAAGCCCGTCGAGAAGGACGATATTGTTACCGTCGATTACGTCGAACTGGATGAAAACGGCCAGGAGGTGGAAGGTACCCGGCGGGAGGATTTTGTCTTTACCGTGGGTTCCGGCTACAACATGTACAAGATCGACGACGATCTTGTCGGCATGAAAACCGGGGAAGAAAAAGAGATAAAGAAGAGCTTCCCCGAAGATTTCGAGTACCAGGAGCTTGCGGGCAGCGAGAAGACCATCAAGGTCAGCCTCAAGGTTGTCAAGGAGAAGCAGCTCCCCGCTCTGGACGATGAACTGGCCCAGGACGTGAACGAGAAGTTCGAAACCCTGAAAGACCTGAAGGACGACATAAAGAAACGACTCGAGAGCAGTCTCGAGCAGCGCCTGAGATCCATCAAAATAGACTCCCTCCTTGAACAGATCGTTGAAAAATCGGAGATCGATGTACCCGAATCCATGGTCGCCGCAGAGCTGGAAAACTCCTGGAGAAATTTCCAGATGCAGTCCCGAATGTCCGAGGATCAGCTTCTGCAGCTCCTTTCGATTCAGGGGAAGGACAAAGCTGCCCTTCTTGCCGAATGGCGGGATGATGCTGAGAAATCTTTGAAGGCACAACTAGTTATAGGAAAACTCATTGAAGCCGAAGATATTAAGGTAAACGACGAGGATTACGAGAAGGAACTCGCTGAACAGGCTGAACGGAGCGATATGACCCTTGAACAGACCAGGGAGTATGTTGATAACAACAACATGGAAGAGTATCTGAGGTCCGACCTTCTGAACCGCAAACTCTTCGACCGGCTTCTGGAAATCTCTGAGGTCAAGAAAGGGAAAAAAGAGTCCTATGTGGACGTAATGAACAGAAATAAGTAA
- a CDS encoding AAA family ATPase: MELFSSDNTSSAPLADRMRPRTLDEFAGQDHIVGPGRLLRRVIQADQLSSLIFYGPPGTGKTTLARVIAGSTKSHFITLNAVLSGVKQLRESIDEAREKREYYGRRTTLFIDEVHRWNKAQQDALLPWVENGTVILIGATTENPYFEVNSALVSRSRIFQLKPLSDQDLYRVAEMALEDPERGYGRFRVSIDRDALDHLVQVANGDARTLLNALELAVETTPESFPPPEGTEIRVNLEVAEESIQRKAVLYDKEGDYHFDTISAFIKSVRGSDPDAALYWLARMVKAGEDPRFIFRRMLISASEDIGLADPRALVFVQSAAAAFDRVGLPEGQYHLAQAVLYLATAPKSNSCLGYFDALNSLEEENIGDIPRHLKDPGRDAKAFGHGQGYQYPHAYRDHWVAQQYLPAALTGRVFYMPGDLGHEGALKPLLQQRREEQIAASLEDSPEVLTYSPGDRRRERWANRTVSGAAAMQKALRDGLFDLFEWQRHWRVLDIAPGNGLFMTEALRRCPEGGIVVCAADTSRREVLEHLASELPAPERPLFLAAPFPDALDMLKPGERRFEVLMGRDSLIRSPDRELLFRHSASCLQPGGRLILAEIMPREGSRLSELLSGGVADPEILAKFRQAEEAIYADPDNPLVNWSSEDIGKQLKKYGFVPDLLEKREHRFEQTLTEKLIHSWFDPGSGGFGARLGEFLLPGELRTLKETASRQLAEKKVPWKRTYLLLACRMPAGTGKIKIEDF; encoded by the coding sequence GTGGAGCTCTTTTCTTCAGATAATACATCAAGCGCCCCCCTGGCTGATCGCATGCGCCCGAGGACCCTGGACGAGTTTGCCGGCCAGGACCACATTGTCGGCCCCGGGCGTCTGCTGCGAAGGGTAATCCAGGCGGACCAGCTCTCCTCCCTCATATTCTACGGCCCCCCGGGAACCGGAAAGACAACCCTGGCCAGAGTGATCGCGGGTTCCACAAAAAGCCACTTTATTACCCTGAACGCCGTACTCTCCGGGGTCAAACAGCTGCGGGAGTCCATAGACGAGGCCAGGGAAAAGCGGGAATACTACGGTCGCCGGACAACCCTCTTTATCGATGAAGTCCACCGCTGGAACAAGGCCCAGCAGGATGCCCTGCTTCCCTGGGTGGAGAACGGAACAGTGATTCTGATCGGTGCGACCACGGAGAATCCCTACTTTGAAGTCAATTCCGCCCTGGTCAGCCGGAGCCGGATTTTCCAGCTTAAACCCCTGAGCGATCAGGACCTCTATCGGGTGGCGGAGATGGCTCTTGAGGATCCGGAACGGGGATACGGCCGCTTCCGCGTCAGCATTGACCGGGATGCCCTGGATCATCTGGTGCAGGTGGCCAACGGCGATGCCCGCACCCTGCTGAACGCCCTGGAGCTGGCGGTGGAGACCACACCGGAATCCTTTCCTCCCCCGGAAGGGACGGAAATCCGTGTAAATCTCGAGGTTGCCGAGGAGAGCATCCAGCGCAAGGCGGTGCTCTACGATAAGGAGGGGGATTATCACTTTGATACCATATCCGCCTTTATCAAATCGGTCCGGGGATCGGACCCCGATGCGGCCCTCTACTGGCTGGCCAGAATGGTCAAGGCCGGGGAGGATCCCCGATTCATATTCCGGCGAATGCTCATCTCCGCATCAGAGGATATCGGCCTGGCGGATCCCCGGGCCCTTGTTTTCGTTCAGTCCGCCGCAGCGGCCTTTGACCGGGTCGGGCTTCCGGAAGGACAGTACCACCTGGCCCAGGCGGTACTCTACCTGGCGACCGCGCCGAAATCCAACTCCTGCCTGGGCTACTTTGATGCCCTGAATTCCCTGGAAGAGGAGAATATCGGGGATATCCCCAGACACCTGAAAGACCCCGGCCGGGATGCCAAAGCCTTCGGTCATGGCCAGGGCTATCAGTATCCCCACGCCTACCGGGACCACTGGGTGGCCCAGCAGTATCTGCCCGCGGCCCTGACAGGGAGGGTCTTTTACATGCCGGGAGACCTGGGCCATGAAGGGGCCCTGAAGCCTCTCCTGCAGCAGCGCAGGGAGGAGCAGATTGCCGCCTCCCTGGAGGACTCTCCGGAGGTTCTTACCTACAGTCCCGGGGACCGGCGGCGCGAGCGCTGGGCAAACCGTACGGTAAGCGGAGCCGCGGCCATGCAGAAAGCCTTGAGGGACGGCCTCTTCGATCTCTTTGAGTGGCAGCGCCACTGGCGGGTCCTGGACATCGCCCCTGGAAACGGACTTTTCATGACCGAAGCCCTGCGCAGATGTCCCGAGGGGGGCATCGTTGTATGCGCCGCGGATACATCCAGGCGCGAAGTCCTTGAACACCTGGCGTCGGAACTGCCGGCCCCGGAGCGTCCTCTTTTTCTTGCTGCCCCCTTCCCTGATGCCCTGGACATGCTGAAGCCAGGGGAAAGACGCTTTGAGGTTCTGATGGGACGGGACAGCCTCATAAGGAGTCCTGACCGGGAGCTTCTCTTCCGGCACAGCGCCTCCTGCCTGCAGCCCGGGGGACGATTGATTCTTGCAGAGATTATGCCCCGGGAAGGATCCAGGCTTTCGGAACTTCTATCCGGCGGGGTGGCGGATCCGGAGATCCTTGCGAAATTCCGTCAGGCGGAAGAGGCCATATACGCGGATCCTGACAATCCTCTGGTCAACTGGAGCAGTGAGGACATCGGGAAGCAGCTGAAAAAATACGGATTCGTTCCAGATCTTCTGGAAAAACGGGAACACCGCTTCGAACAGACCCTGACGGAAAAGCTGATACACTCCTGGTTCGATCCGGGATCCGGGGGATTCGGCGCCCGGCTGGGGGAGTTCCTCCTTCCCGGGGAACTGAGAACCCTCAAGGAGACTGCATCGAGACAACTGGCGGAGAAAAAGGTCCCGTGGAAGAGGACCTACCTGCTGCTTGCCTGCCGCATGCCGGCAGGTACGGGCAAGATAAAAATAGAGGATTTTTGA
- a CDS encoding nickel-dependent lactate racemase family protein produces MHFDLKYGKSTLPLEIDDTQILDVIHPGNQPPLEDTSSAVERVLRNPLGTAALETLIRKRSPERLVIVVNDITRPTPYSVLMPPLLRTIEDAGTPRENITLITATGIHSPHTPEENLQAYGKDLVENYRIICHDAEDEANLVHKGRLPSGYDFLLNRTVDEADFLITIGVVMPHFFAGYSGGRKSILPGVSGKSTVQLNHARMVELMDDLPPIRENPISLEMIQAARMAKVDFILNAVSNDDGEVINVYAGDLEEAWYAAVEKSEELYITKIPELADITVVSASGFPRDINIYQAQKALDHADKATRRGGTIILLAECSGAYGDEVFENFMKKGLSPEGIMQEVRENFVMGGHKAYCFAKVAAEKQVILVSSASEQVTSSLFAEKAESPREALERALRRHGKNAAIRIMPEGGVTVPSLVS; encoded by the coding sequence GTGCACTTTGACCTCAAATACGGTAAAAGCACCCTGCCCCTGGAGATAGATGACACGCAGATACTCGATGTTATCCATCCTGGAAATCAGCCGCCCCTGGAAGATACCTCGTCAGCGGTGGAAAGAGTGCTGAGAAACCCTCTGGGTACCGCAGCCCTGGAAACCCTGATCCGGAAAAGAAGTCCGGAACGGCTGGTTATTGTCGTCAACGATATAACCCGCCCGACCCCCTACTCCGTTCTTATGCCGCCCCTCCTGCGGACTATCGAGGATGCCGGTACGCCCCGGGAAAATATTACCCTGATTACCGCCACGGGCATCCACAGCCCCCACACGCCGGAAGAGAACCTTCAGGCCTACGGAAAGGATCTGGTGGAGAATTACCGGATAATCTGCCATGACGCCGAGGACGAGGCAAACCTGGTGCACAAAGGACGGCTCCCCTCGGGATACGATTTCCTTTTGAACCGCACGGTCGACGAGGCGGACTTTCTTATTACCATCGGGGTGGTTATGCCCCACTTTTTTGCCGGCTATTCCGGGGGACGAAAATCGATCCTCCCGGGGGTTTCAGGCAAATCCACGGTGCAGCTGAACCATGCCCGGATGGTTGAACTTATGGACGACCTTCCCCCCATACGCGAGAATCCCATCAGTCTGGAGATGATTCAGGCCGCCCGTATGGCAAAGGTTGATTTTATCCTCAACGCTGTAAGCAACGATGACGGCGAAGTCATCAATGTCTACGCAGGTGACCTGGAGGAAGCCTGGTATGCTGCGGTGGAAAAATCCGAGGAGCTCTACATTACGAAGATCCCGGAACTTGCGGACATCACTGTCGTTTCGGCAAGCGGTTTTCCCCGGGACATCAATATCTACCAGGCCCAGAAGGCTCTGGATCATGCAGACAAGGCCACCCGGCGGGGGGGAACCATCATTCTTCTTGCCGAATGCAGCGGAGCCTACGGGGATGAGGTTTTCGAGAACTTCATGAAGAAGGGACTCTCCCCCGAAGGCATCATGCAGGAGGTCAGAGAGAACTTTGTCATGGGGGGGCACAAGGCCTACTGTTTCGCCAAGGTGGCGGCGGAAAAACAGGTTATCCTGGTATCGTCGGCATCGGAGCAGGTCACCTCCAGCCTCTTCGCGGAAAAGGCGGAAAGCCCCCGGGAAGCCCTGGAAAGGGCCCTCCGCCGTCACGGGAAGAATGCCGCGATACGGATAATGCCCGAAGGCGGGGTTACCGTCCCGTCCCTGGTATCCTGA
- a CDS encoding DUF192 domain-containing protein: MIIFLLFAAMGSSCAAGEETLEIRIKGKTFYVEVADSREERSRGLMFRETLPDDRGMLFVFPHDQTLSFWMKNTEIPLSLAYISKDGTIKEIHNLVPHNEQPVQSSHSVRYALELKRGAFSEAGIVVGDRIEGLP, from the coding sequence ATGATCATATTTCTGCTGTTTGCCGCCATGGGCAGTTCCTGCGCTGCAGGAGAAGAGACCCTGGAAATCCGAATAAAGGGAAAGACCTTTTACGTCGAAGTGGCTGACTCACGGGAGGAACGAAGCCGGGGTCTGATGTTCCGGGAAACCCTGCCGGATGACAGGGGTATGCTGTTTGTCTTTCCCCATGACCAGACCTTGAGTTTCTGGATGAAAAATACGGAAATCCCCCTCTCCCTGGCCTATATCTCCAAGGACGGCACCATAAAGGAGATCCACAATCTGGTTCCCCACAACGAACAGCCGGTCCAGTCAAGCCACTCCGTACGCTACGCCCTGGAGCTTAAGCGCGGGGCCTTTTCGGAAGCGGGAATAGTTGTGGGCGACAGGATTGAAGGGCTTCCCTGA
- the xseB gene encoding exodeoxyribonuclease VII small subunit, which translates to MKGFEERLKRLEELSEKIHDEEVDLDEAMAFFEEGIKLARALETDLAKVERKIEILVNQADSEEEKPVLELFPELNSGKDQE; encoded by the coding sequence ATGAAGGGATTTGAAGAACGACTGAAAAGGCTTGAAGAGCTGAGCGAAAAAATCCACGACGAAGAGGTCGATCTTGACGAGGCCATGGCCTTTTTTGAAGAGGGAATAAAACTGGCCCGGGCTCTGGAGACTGACCTGGCAAAGGTCGAAAGGAAGATCGAAATCCTTGTAAACCAGGCGGATTCCGAGGAAGAAAAACCCGTACTGGAGCTGTTTCCCGAACTGAATTCAGGAAAGGATCAGGAATAA
- the xseA gene encoding exodeoxyribonuclease VII large subunit — MMDMNTRELPVLSVSQITGLIKETLEGGFRGLSVEGEVSNYRPASSGHVYFNLKDQDAMIACVLFRNAAARLSFSPRDGQKVRINGDLSVYARRGNYQIVVSRMVLAGEGEILAMLEERKRRLAVEGLFDQERKRPLPLFPARIAVVTSPTGAAVRDILQVLRRRHSGVSVTILPAAVQGEGAAEQIVRGIRTANIHELGDVLIIGRGGGSLEDLLPFSEESVVRAVAESGIPVISAVGHEIDWALSDFAADLRAPTPSAAAEIVSASRDELLNRARSSLRHLLSGIRARTGRAGMLVQRFSPEYMERTLRQKIQPILQRLDDDKEEIIDALRQRLKDYSHRIALSSERLRSGSPGLIMQKGYAMVKHGGRILTDSTEAAPGDGISVRLFRGSLEATIDTLISPDKEEKNEGI; from the coding sequence ATGATGGATATGAACACCCGGGAGCTTCCGGTACTCTCGGTCAGCCAGATTACCGGACTCATCAAGGAGACCCTGGAGGGGGGCTTCCGGGGCCTCTCGGTGGAAGGTGAGGTATCGAACTATCGGCCCGCCTCCAGCGGTCACGTGTATTTCAACCTGAAGGATCAGGATGCCATGATAGCCTGCGTTCTGTTCCGCAATGCCGCTGCCCGGCTCTCCTTTTCTCCCAGAGACGGCCAGAAAGTACGGATCAACGGCGACCTATCCGTCTATGCCAGACGGGGAAATTACCAGATCGTTGTGAGCCGCATGGTCCTGGCCGGCGAGGGCGAGATCCTTGCAATGCTGGAGGAACGCAAGCGACGCCTTGCCGTGGAGGGATTGTTCGACCAGGAGCGAAAACGTCCCCTGCCCCTCTTTCCCGCCCGCATCGCCGTGGTTACATCCCCCACGGGGGCGGCTGTCCGGGACATCCTGCAGGTCCTCCGCCGGAGACATTCCGGGGTATCCGTTACCATTCTGCCCGCCGCCGTCCAGGGCGAAGGGGCTGCTGAGCAGATTGTCAGGGGGATCAGGACGGCGAATATTCACGAACTGGGAGATGTGCTGATCATCGGCCGGGGCGGCGGTTCCCTGGAAGACCTGCTGCCCTTTTCCGAGGAGAGCGTCGTCAGAGCCGTCGCCGAGTCAGGAATACCGGTAATCTCCGCGGTGGGGCACGAGATTGACTGGGCCCTGAGCGATTTCGCCGCGGACCTGCGGGCCCCGACGCCCTCGGCGGCTGCGGAAATTGTCTCAGCCTCCAGGGATGAACTTCTGAACCGGGCACGATCATCCCTGCGTCATCTTCTCAGCGGCATCAGGGCAAGGACAGGCCGGGCCGGCATGCTTGTTCAGCGCTTCTCGCCGGAGTACATGGAAAGAACCCTGAGGCAGAAGATTCAACCCATACTTCAGCGCCTGGATGACGACAAAGAGGAGATCATCGACGCCCTGCGGCAGCGTCTGAAGGATTACTCCCATCGGATTGCCCTGAGCAGCGAACGTCTCCGTTCAGGCTCTCCCGGACTCATAATGCAAAAGGGCTACGCCATGGTAAAACACGGGGGCAGAATTTTGACAGACAGTACAGAGGCGGCACCGGGAGACGGAATTTCGGTTCGCCTTTTCAGAGGCAGTCTGGAGGCAACCATAGATACACTTATTTCCCCGGACAAAGAGGAAAAGAATGAAGGGATTTGA
- a CDS encoding DUF4037 domain-containing protein, with product MKRRVEKIARDLSDRLAAWEGVDTITLAEFAEMDPTDPYFFMSFDVFYRGSLPDLNQRIQTFSDAGAFESSNVSSKDRFIIDSVPVRVEYKDIDRIDSDLRHADERLWIFRQSGTYIFYRLSTYRVLHAKSDWIEKTREKLKNLPKEFWKALEESSFAAAEHYLSDLQAAVIRDDWLFYSISMAGYLKNLSSVMFVLNRRFEPSGRDLYRRVLELPDLPENFRGRFYSIVHESDEFPPSRKQELAELLLKSILPMMSE from the coding sequence ATGAAAAGACGAGTAGAAAAAATTGCCCGGGACCTGAGCGACCGGCTTGCAGCCTGGGAAGGGGTGGATACCATTACCCTTGCCGAGTTTGCCGAAATGGATCCGACGGACCCTTATTTCTTCATGAGTTTTGACGTTTTTTATCGCGGGTCCCTGCCGGATCTTAACCAGAGAATTCAGACCTTTTCCGATGCCGGGGCCTTTGAATCATCCAATGTTTCGAGCAAGGACAGGTTCATTATCGATTCTGTTCCCGTCAGGGTGGAATACAAGGATATCGACCGTATCGATTCAGACCTTCGGCATGCCGACGAACGGCTCTGGATCTTCCGTCAGTCGGGAACCTACATTTTCTACCGTCTGTCCACCTACCGGGTACTCCATGCAAAAAGCGACTGGATTGAAAAAACCCGGGAAAAACTCAAAAACCTGCCGAAGGAGTTCTGGAAGGCTCTGGAGGAGAGCAGTTTCGCCGCCGCTGAGCATTACCTGTCGGATCTGCAGGCGGCGGTAATCCGGGATGACTGGCTCTTCTATAGTATTTCCATGGCAGGGTACCTGAAAAACCTTTCCTCCGTCATGTTCGTCCTGAACAGACGCTTTGAACCTTCCGGAAGAGATCTTTACCGGCGGGTCCTGGAACTCCCTGATTTACCTGAAAACTTCCGCGGACGTTTTTACAGTATCGTTCACGAAAGTGATGAGTTTCCGCCGTCCCGAAAACAGGAGTTGGCGGAACTCCTTCTGAAGAGTATCTTACCCATGATGTCGGAATGA